The window GTTCCTTTGCCTCCAAATCGCCGACCCACTCGGACTCCTGAAACAGCGCAATTCGGCTGAGGTCGTGCGGGTCGTACCGGAAGCGGTAGCGGAGGCGTTCGCCCTGTAGATCCACGCGGGCCGCGCGCTGTAAATCCGGTGACCAGTAGGTCATACCAAAGGCGTGAATGCCTTTGGACGTCAACACCTGGGTTTGCGGCGACAAGCGCCAGAACAACCGCAGCAGAGTGGGGTTTGCGGGGAACGACTGCCGCCGTCCACGCCATCCCGTGCAGCCACTGCTCGCGAGGTGTCAATCCATTCAGCTCTGTGTGCGGGGTATGGTGGTAGTCGAGTACGAGTTGGTGCAGAATTCGGTCGACATCGGTATACAGCAGACGAGCATCGCGCGCTGCCTGACGCACATCACGGGGATGAGACGACTGAATCGCACCTGGTAGATGCTGCTCGACGCGCTGCGAGAGATTGCCGAAGAACCGCTCCACCAGCGCGCCATAACGTCCCTTGTATGGCGGACGGAAAAGCAGATCCATACTGGGGTATTCGCCGCCCTGACCAAGCACCCGCGCCAGAGATTCCAGGCTGTGCGAGTGATGCGCCCAGGCGTTATCCAGCGACAACTGCTGAGGGATCCCGTAACACACCCAGTCCTGTTCCAGCCCGAAACTCCGGTGGGAGGTCTTGGGCCATAGCGCGTGCTGTAACGCCTGCTGAATCGACTCAATACACGGCGCTTCGGGCAGCAGCGTCATCCCCAGCACACAGCGCGAGTAAGCATCCAGCAGGACGGTCAGCCACAGGCGCACTGGCTGCGAGCGCGTCGCCTCATCGACCACGAACACGTCCAGCAGCCAATGGTCGGCAAACACGTAGTGCAGCGGAAACGCGGCGCGGGTCACGAAGGTGTCGAACACCGTCTGCTCACGCTCCACATCTCCTTGCCGTGACGCGCGGTCATGACCTGCTTCCCCTGCTCTGGCTGCCGCTCAAACCAGCGCAGATAGGCGTACCACCAACTACGCGAGGGCAGGTCAATAGTGGTCAACAGCCGTCGCTTTTCGGGTACGTTGGTAATGTGGGTCAGCGGAATATTTGGATTGAGCAGTTCCCCGACGAGATCTTGGGGAGCATCCGTTGGGCAGCGCTGCGGGTCAAGCCACTGTCCACCCATCCGTTTCCAAGCTGCCAGCGCCAGCTTGTACAGTGTGGAAGGGCGAATGGGCGGTTGACGGGCGTAGAATCGCAGAATGAGCGTGTCCACAAAATGTTGCTGGGCGGTGTTCAGGCGGGTCTGGTTGAAACTGCTACGGTGAAATGAGGCAGCTATCCGTCCCCGGTCACCGCTGTTGGTGCGGTAGCAGTCCAGCGACCGGTAGTAGGTGGCGCGGGAAACCGGTTCATCAAATTCACCTAAGGTGTGTTCCAACGCTCCTTTCCGCAGGAGCGTATCCCCACGCAGACGGTCGGCAGCCAGCAGGGTTTCGACGCGCGTTTCAACCGTCTGCACGAGGTGAATGAGACGATCTGCGCGCTGAAGCAGCGCGACGGGCAGGTCGTCAGCGGGCGCGGATGTGAAC of the Candidatus Flexicrinis proximus genome contains:
- a CDS encoding DDE-type integrase/transposase/recombinase; translation: MEREQTVFDTFVTRAAFPLHYVFADHWLLDVFVVDEATRSQPVRLWLTVLLDAYSRCVLGMTLLPEAPCIESIQQALQHALWPKTSHRSFGLEQDWVCYGIPQQLSLDNAWAHHSHSLESLARVLGQGGEYPSMDLLFRPPYKGRYGALVERFFGNLSQRVEQHLPGAIQSSHPRDVRQAARDARLLYTDVDRILHQLVLDYHHTPHTELNGLTPREQWLHGMAWTAAVVPRKPHSAAVVLALVAANPGVDVQRHSRLWYDLLVTGFTARGPRGSTGRTPPLPLPVRPARPQPNCAVSGVRVGRRFGGKGTASGGWVAALSQSVGACRPPPVGGWGRRT